ACGTCGTCGGCGTCCGCCCCTCCGCCCAGGGCGGCGGCCTCGGCAAGGCCCTCACCACCATCGGCCTGCGCCACCTGGCGGACCGCGGCCTGCCCACCGCGATGCTCTACGTCGACGCCGACAACACGGCGGCCGTGACGGTGTACGAACGCCTGGGCTTCACGACCCACGAGACGGACCTGATGTACCGCACGGAGAGCTGAGGGGGATGCTTGCGTCCAGTCAGTCGCCGGAACCGCGCATCAACTCGGCCCTGGTCCCTTCACCGGAGCTGCCGTTGCCAGGCCTGGTGGAAGGTGAAGCGGGCGGCTTCGACCTCGTGGCGTTGGTCGGCGTGGAGGACGCCGAGGGCGTAGGCCGTGGCGGGGGCGATGCGGGGGGTGCGGGCGGCGGAGGCGGCCGCCGCCGCGGCCTCGGAGGCGTCGCGGTGGCGGGTCAGGGCCTGGCCCGCGGCCCGCAGGCGTACGTCGGCGGGGGCGCCGGTCAGCACCTCGTGGGCGTAGCGGTGCAGGCGCAGCAGGAGGCGGACCTGGTGCCAGGGCGCGTCCTGCGGCTGCGGGGTGGTCTCCGGGGCGAGGCCGTGCACCAGGGCCGCCGCGTTGTAGGGGTGGCCGGCGGTGACCAGCGGCAGCGCGGCGACGGCGTCGGTGAGCCGCTCCTCGGCGGCGGTGGCCAGGGGGCGCAGGCCGGTGTCGGCCGCGGCGGGGGACAGCGGCACTTCGCTGGCCAGTAAGGCGATCCGGTCGGCGACGGCGTGGAAGCGGCCGGAGCCGAGGGCCTGGAGCGCGGTGGAGTGGGCGCGGGTGCGGGCGAGGGTGAGCTGACGGTCGAGCAGGGCGCCCGCCTTGGCCGCGCCGACGGTGAGGCCGGCGCGGTCGGGGGCGGCCGGCGCGATCGCCCCCGCCGGTGCGTCCGCCCCCGCCGTACGTGCGCCCACCCCGGCGGC
The DNA window shown above is from Streptomyces sp. NBC_00670 and carries:
- a CDS encoding CHAD domain-containing protein, which encodes MATEPGAAPADGSGPGGDALAAYLQAQATEFLRSLRAHRESGAGGGGAPEESAEAVRALRRSARRISGTLHTFRPLLDADWSETMRPELAWLSGTLAREHAYASRLERLLLALHRLSGAAPVPAAAGVGARTAGADAPAGAIAPAAPDRAGLTVGAAKAGALLDRQLTLARTRAHSTALQALGSGRFHAVADRIALLASEVPLSPAAADTGLRPLATAAEERLTDAVAALPLVTAGHPYNAAALVHGLAPETTPQPQDAPWHQVRLLLRLHRYAHEVLTGAPADVRLRAAGQALTRHRDASEAAAAAASAARTPRIAPATAYALGVLHADQRHEVEAARFTFHQAWQRQLR